The Hydra vulgaris chromosome 11, alternate assembly HydraT2T_AEP genome contains a region encoding:
- the LOC136087365 gene encoding uncharacterized protein LOC136087365, with amino-acid sequence MDTKKSLYPPPYFNQLNQPTYIQEENRNDTSVYFGNVYTNTAYTSQNSINSIPLVNAGNPINSSLGPSYLKPEIAVQRFTANPVNVSISQSAQPQADQPLPSSHAFIAWISCLCCFWPLGVIAVYYSNKVSSAINNGDREKAISASNKAKIFSIISIVIGLNLTWIIYLIYKELTPTVTYMTYRRY; translated from the exons CTCTTTACCCACCTCCTTATTTTAATCAACTCAATCAACCTACATACATACAAGAGGAGAATAGAAATGACACATCTGTTTACTTTGGCAAC GTTTATACTAATACAGCATATACTTCACAGAATTCTATAAATTCTATACCACTTGTAAATGCTGGTAATCCAATAAACTCCTCATTAGGTCCGAGTTACCTAAAACCAGAAATAGCAGTTCAAAGATTTACTGCAAATCCAGTAAACGTGTCAATATCACAAAGTGCACAACCTCAAGCAGATCAACCGTTACCTTCATCGCACGCTTTTATCGCTTGGATTTCGTGTTTATGCTGCTTTTGGCCTCTTGGTGTTATTGCCGTATATTACTCAAATAAA gtaagtTCTGCTATCAACAATGGAGATCGAGAAAAAGCAATTTCAGCTTCTAACAAAGCAAAGATATTTTCCATAATATCAATTGTAATTGGGTTAAACTTAACATGGATCATATATCTGATATACAAGGAATTGACTCCAACCGTTACTTATATGACATATAGACGTTACtaa